One window of the Saccopteryx bilineata isolate mSacBil1 chromosome 2, mSacBil1_pri_phased_curated, whole genome shotgun sequence genome contains the following:
- the LOC136322358 gene encoding LOW QUALITY PROTEIN: uncharacterized protein (The sequence of the model RefSeq protein was modified relative to this genomic sequence to represent the inferred CDS: inserted 2 bases in 2 codons), whose product MSETPGVRGLQGRSFQPLPAPGVPGISGLVAASLLSLPPTLCGFSSVSVSPPLSLLRCCSMGGGALPEAQRMPGGRVGGTLNGWLIWGQSCTSQDRPSPGTTCGPSSDGPLHSGSRMRSLSPGGHKLLGSDMGWHSHTGHELVGTACRPGRGDPPLSAGAGHHRAAGRRGVVPEPEDRARAGGAEENLHSVHMMHTAGWSRYMGGGVENEASHSDGPWSFCTGHSQSLRDMLTEISEWLENQPWEVVNLAYSNFEGMTGDLHEYLVICIKNIFGDTLCSQGEVPTLQQLWARGLQGLLSYDDEGTVCPHRELWLATPYWWGNQVMSEKLIRYLEHMKSWGRPGGLFIAGINLTENLQYILAHXSESLQRLTLPSLPQVGAWVQDQXPGPGACCTNTIAGDFIGANTFISNVINLNDRLLDLNERLLMC is encoded by the exons ATGTCTGAGACCCCAGGGGTCCGAGGGCTCCAGGGAAGGTCCTTCcagcctctcccagctcctggggtTCCAGGCATCTCTGGGCTGGTGGctgcctccctcctgtctctgccaccaaccctatgtggcttctcctctgtgtcggtgtctcctcctctgtctcttctaaGGTGCTGCAGCATGGGGGGAGGGGCCCTTCCAGAGGCTCAGAGGATGCCTGGGGGGAGGGTTGGGGGGACCCTGAATGGATGGCTCATCTGGGGTCAGAGCTGCACTTCCCAGGACAGGCCCTCCCCAGGTACAACCTGTGGCCCCAGCAGCGACGGTCCCCTGCACAGTGGGTCCCGAATGCGCAGTCTGAGCCCTGGTGGCCACAAACTGCTAGGAAGTGACATGGGCTGGCACAGCCACACCGGGCATGAGCTGGTGGGAACTGCCTGCCGTCCAGGCAGAGGTGACCCACCTTTGTCAGCAGGTGCTGGACATCACAGAGCAGCTGGACGCCGGGGTGTGGTACCTGAACCTGAGGATCGCGCACGTGCTGGGGGCGCCGAGGAGAACCTGCACTCTGTGCACATGATGCACACGGCCGGTTGGTCGAGGtacatggggggtggggtggagaatgaGGCCTCGCACAGTGATGGACCATGGTCCTTCTGCACGGGACACAGCCAATCGCTAAGG GACATGCTCACGGAGATCTCGGAGTGGCTGGAGAACCAACCCTGGGAGGTTGTCAACTTGGCCTACAGCAACTTCGAGGGCATGACAGGCGACCTGCACGAGTACCTGGTCATCTGCATCAAGAACATCTTTGGGGACACGCTGTGTTCCCAAGGG GAGGTTCCGACACTGCAGCAGCTCTGGGCACGGGGCCTGCAGGGCCTCCTGTCCTACGATGATGAGGGCACCGTGTGCCCGCACAGGGAGCTGTGGCTGGCCACCCCCTACTGGTGGGGCAACCAGGTGATGTCCGAGAAGCTGATTCGCTACCTGGAGCATATGAAGAGCTGGGGCCGCCCAG GTGGGCTTTTCATAGCTGGCATCAACCTGACGGAGAACCTGCAGTACATCCTGGCGC CGTCCGAGTCCCTGCAGAGGCTGACGCTGCCCAGCCTGCCACAGGTAGGGGCCTGGGTGCAGGACC CGCCCGGCCCGGGTGCATGTTGCACCAACACCATCGCAGGTGACTTCATTGGCGCCAACACCTTCATCAGCAATGTCATCAATCTCAATGATAGGCTGCTCGATCTCAATGAGAGGCTGCTCA